The region CGCCGCCCTCTACTGGCTCCTGGCCCACCGCGACACCGCCCACGTCCCCGACCACATGATCCTCGCCCCGGAACCGTCCCCCGACCGCCCGTACGCCACCGAGCCCGGGTGAGCCGGACCGGCACCGCTCAGGTGCCGCCCGACTCCAGGGCGGCGACGACGCGTTCGCGCAGCGCGGCGGCCCGGGGATCGTCGTACGAGGCGAGCGCGTGCAGGGCCTCGGTCCAGTGCCGCCGCGCCTCCTCGGCCCCGCCCGCTTCCTGTGCGCCGCCCGGCACCTCGGCCCCGCCCGCCTCCTCGGCCCCGCCCGCCTCCTCGACCCCGCCCGGTTCTTCGGCCCCGCCCGGTTCCTCGGCCTCGCGCAGCGCGGTGGCGAGGCCGTCGAGGGCGAGCGCCGCGTGCCACAGGTCGTCCAGCTCCCGGTGGGCCGCCGCGGCCCGGCGGTGGAAGTCGGCCGCCTCGCCGGGCCGCCCGAGCCGCCGGTAGCTCTCCCCCGCGCCGTCCCACGCCCGGGCCTCCCGCGCCCGGTCGCCGAGTCGGCGCTGGAGCGAGGCGGCCCGCTGGAACGAGACCAGGGCGGCGTCGAACGCGCCGTTGGCCTGCTGCGCCCGGCCCAGCTCCAGCAGCCAGTACCCCTCCCACATGTGGTTGCGGTGGGTTCGGGCGATCTCCAGCGCGCCCTCGGCGGAGCCCAGCGCCTCCTCCGGCTGCCCACGGTCCCGCTGAACGGCACTCAGGATGCGCAGCGCGTTGCCCTCGCCGCCCTGGTTGCCCAGTTCGCGGTGCATCTCCAAGGCCCGCCGCACAAAGCCGGACGCCTCTTCGGGCCGGGCGAGCTCGTACATCACCTCGGCCAGGTTCGCCAGCACAACGGCCTCCCACTGGGCGGCCCCCAGCTCCCGGAAAACCGCCGCGGCCTGCTCGAACCGCTCCTTCGCCTCCTCCAGCCGGCGTCCCCGCAAGTGGATCAGCCCGATGTCGTTCAGCGAGAGCGCCTCCCCGAGCCGGTCGCCGGTCTCCCGGCGGGCGGCGAGGGCGCCCTGGTGGTACTCCGCGCCCTCGGCGAGGCGATGCGACTGCGTACAGGCCATCCCGAGGCTCTCCAACAGCTCGGCCTCCGCGGTGCGGTCGCCCAGCCTGCGTGCGGCGCGCAGTCCGATCCGGCCCATGGCGAGCCATTCCTCGAACGGGTTCAGCAGCATGTGCACGCTCCGCAGCACCGCGGGAAGCTGCCAGGCGATCACATCGAGACCGGCCTCACCGGCGGCGCGGGTCGCGGCCAGCAGATTGCCGCGCTCTGCCTCGTACCACCGCATGGCCTCCTCGTAGTCCGCGAAGGACGCGGGGGTGAGGTCATCGCCCGGCGGATCGAGCGGGATATGGGCCTCCTGGGGGTTGATCCAGGTCTGGGCCGCGTCCGCGGAGTGCAGATACCAGACCAGCACCCGGCGCAACGCCGCCGCGCGCTCCTCCGGGGGACTTCCTCATCGTCGTCCGCCGCCCTCGATTACCTGGCCGTGCCGCCGGTGATCCGGTGGCGCCGCACCTGATCCGGACACACAGCGCAAGCATCGGCACGGTGGCCACGCCGAGGTGTGCAGGGGAGCCAGCGGGTCACTGCTGATGACCACCACTTCGGCGTCCCACGTCCGGCCGCTGTCACGGGACACCCGGATACTCATGAGCCGCTGCCCCTTTGCCGTTCCGTCCATCACGATCCGCCCTTTCTGTCGTGTCCGGTCGTGATGGTGCCGTTGGCGGCCAGGCCATCGCGACGACAGAGAAGGTGTTGTTCAGGCGTCCCTCAATAGGCGTCATTTAGGTGTCATTGATGGGCATCTGGGGCTAGCGTGGACGTCATGACGACCGAGGTGCACGCACCGAACGACGCGCTGCGGGCTGTGCGGATCGGCCTGCGGATGAGTCAGGACGACCTGGCGAAGGCGCTCCGCCGAGCAGGTGCGGAGCTGGGCGAGCCGAACGAGGCCAGCAAACGACTGGTCCAACGCTGGGAATCCGGCATCAGCAGATCGCCGAGGCCGGTCTACATCCGCGCACTGGAGAGGGTCACAGGGATGCCGGTCGAGTCGCTGGGATTCGCCCCGCAGGTGCCCATGGCGAGAGTCCATGGCGATGGGTCAGGAGGCCATGACATGGCACCGAGTGCGGAGGGTGTCGCCCCTGCGTCGGCCGATACCCGGGAGGGCCAGCAGATGGCGGGAGACAACTTCAGCGGCGTCTGGCTTTCCCGGTACGAGTACTACTCGTCAGGCCGTGACGACGTCTACGAAGGCAGGCATTACGTGGTGCTCGTCCAGCACGGCAATCGCCTGACGGGGCGGTCGCTGAACGGGGCGTCCCTGAACCCGGATTCCCCGCTCAGCCTGGATCTCACTGTTGACCGCAACGTGGTCACGGGCGCCTGGACAGAGCAGACGGCCACGGATGGCTACTACCAGGGAGCCTGTTACCACGGCGCGATTCAGATGCTCGTGGAGCCAACCAGTCGCCGTATGGCCGGCAAGTGGGTCGGATTCGGCAAGGACTTCGA is a window of Streptomyces violaceusniger Tu 4113 DNA encoding:
- a CDS encoding tetratricopeptide repeat protein; the protein is MLVWYLHSADAAQTWINPQEAHIPLDPPGDDLTPASFADYEEAMRWYEAERGNLLAATRAAGEAGLDVIAWQLPAVLRSVHMLLNPFEEWLAMGRIGLRAARRLGDRTAEAELLESLGMACTQSHRLAEGAEYHQGALAARRETGDRLGEALSLNDIGLIHLRGRRLEEAKERFEQAAAVFRELGAAQWEAVVLANLAEVMYELARPEEASGFVRRALEMHRELGNQGGEGNALRILSAVQRDRGQPEEALGSAEGALEIARTHRNHMWEGYWLLELGRAQQANGAFDAALVSFQRAASLQRRLGDRAREARAWDGAGESYRRLGRPGEAADFHRRAAAAHRELDDLWHAALALDGLATALREAEEPGGAEEPGGVEEAGGAEEAGGAEVPGGAQEAGGAEEARRHWTEALHALASYDDPRAAALRERVVAALESGGT
- a CDS encoding helix-turn-helix domain-containing protein, with translation MTTEVHAPNDALRAVRIGLRMSQDDLAKALRRAGAELGEPNEASKRLVQRWESGISRSPRPVYIRALERVTGMPVESLGFAPQVPMARVHGDGSGGHDMAPSAEGVAPASADTREGQQMAGDNFSGVWLSRYEYYSSGRDDVYEGRHYVVLVQHGNRLTGRSLNGASLNPDSPLSLDLTVDRNVVTGAWTEQTATDGYYQGACYHGAIQMLVEPTSRRMAGKWVGFGKDFDVNTGPWELRLMDTSMSKATLEQYSIPPE